In Salvia miltiorrhiza cultivar Shanhuang (shh) unplaced genomic scaffold, IMPLAD_Smil_shh original_scaffold_414, whole genome shotgun sequence, the following proteins share a genomic window:
- the LOC131004507 gene encoding thymidylate kinase — MTNACHFNFFKAINSARASVQSLTSCGITAYLSKCLSRQIHMEGIKKSDSRGALIVLEGLDRCGKTSQCSRLLSSLEKSGHAVESWRFPDRNTGVGQMISSYLTNDSHLDDRAIHLLFSANRWEKRSLMESKLRSGTTLIVDRYSFSGVAFSSAKGLDIEWCKAPEIGLLAPDLVVYLEISPEQAAERGGYGGERYEKLEFQKRVAESYKTLRDATWKIIDASLPIEDIEKQLREIVMECVLTCEKGKSFSELWPN; from the exons ATGACAAATGCTTGCCATTTCAACTTTTTTAAGGCTAT AAATTCTGCAAGAGCATCAGTGCAATCACTAACTTCTTGTGGCATTACTGCGTATTTGTCCAAGTGCTTGTCAAGACAGATTCACATGGAGGGTATTAAGAAAAGTGATTCAAGGGGTGCATTAATTGTTTTAGAAGGTTTGGATCGGTGTGGAAAGACCTCACAGTGCAGCAGATTGCTTTCTTCCCTAGAAAAGTCAGGTCATGCAGTTGAATCATGGAGATTTCCTGATAGAAACACTGGTGTTGGACAAATGATATCATCTTATCTTACCAACGATTCTCATTTGGACGATCGTGCAATCCATCTACTCTTCAGTGCAAATCGCTGGGAGAAGAG ATCGCTGATGGAGTCTAAGCTGAGGAGTGGAACCACACTTATTGTTGATCGCTATTCTTTTTCTGGGGTTGCTTTCTCATCTGCCAAAGGACTTGATATAGAGTGGTGCAAG GCTCCTGAGATAGGATTGCTTGCTCCAGACCTAGTTGTATACCTTGAAATATCACCAGAG CAAGCTGCTGAAAGAGGAGGTTATGGAGGTGAGAGGTATGAGAAGCTCGAGTTTCAGAAAAGAGTGGCTGAATCATACAAGACACTACGTGATGCCACATGGAAG ATAATCGATGCTAGCCTCCCAATTGAAGATATTGAGAAACAGCTGAGGGAGATTGTTATGGAATGTGTTCTGACATGCGAAAAAGGGAAGTCTTTTTCAGAGCTGTGGCCAAATTAG
- the LOC131004505 gene encoding probable glycosyltransferase At3g07620, whose amino-acid sequence MDCSVKTQLFLQIEKRKWVIMVGLVALTHLFCQSLMLPYGNALLSLFPSGKSKNLLMANPSHNDSSVKTLIDDNHTIAGVLDMDNDQSLFVRGVKSTKTYNVHVNAEDDKGSMEKKEKENMDSDVVGNGMDDDVDFVDDDTLDDVDVDLEDGFTVENSTQLGKASSGVVLESKTSEIQEKNVTDGSVILPTLVVSSDKPSLIGSVVGEKPESETSISDGSSMHISLSESKDVSVFRNNGSSVPNKPAKKKMRCDMPPKTVTPINEMERLLVRHRARSRAMRPRWSSERDQEILAAKRRIESAPFLKNDRELHAPLFRNISMFKRSYELMERVLKIYVYKEGEKPIFHQPILKGLYASEGWFMKLMEQRNNRFVVKDPRKAHLFYMPFSSRMLEYTLYVRNSHNRTNLRQHLKDYSEKIAAKYRFWNRTGGADHFLVACHDWAPYETRHHMEHCIKALCNADVTMGFKIGRDVSLPETYVRSARNPLRDLGGKPPSQRYTLAFYAGSLHGYLRPILLKYWKDKEPDMKILGQMPPGVPSKMNYIDQMKSSKYCICPKGYEVNSPRIVEAIFYECVPVIISDNFVPPFFEVFNWDAFSVIIAEKEIPNLREILVSIPEKKYLNMQLNVRKVQKHFLWHANPIKYDLFHMTLHSIWYNRVFQIKSRY is encoded by the exons ATGGATTGTTCTGTCAAAACTCAGTTGTTTCTTCAGATTGAGAAAAGGAAATGGGTGATCATGGTGGGTTTGGTTGCTCTGACTCATTTGTTTTGCCAATCTTTGATGCTTCCGTATGGGAACGCGCTGCTGTCTCTGTTTCCCAGTGGAAAGAGTAAAAACCTTCTTATGGCTAACCCATCACATAATGATTCTTCTGTTAAGACTTTGATTGATGACAACCATACTATTGCTGGTGTGTTGGATATGGATAATGATCAGTCTCTATTTGTTAGAGGAGTGAAGAGCACAAAAACTTACAACGTGCACGTAAATGCTGAAGATGACAAGGGTTCTatggagaagaaagaaaaagaaaacatggATTCTGATGTCGTTGGTAATGGCATGGATGATGATGTTGATTTTGTCGATGACGACACCTTAGATGATGTGGATGTAGACTTAGAAGATGGCTTTACAGTGGAAAACAGCACTCAGCTTGGAAAGGCAAGTTCTGGAGTTGTCTTAGAGTCTAAAACAAGTGAGATTCAAGAGAAGAATGTAACGGACGGGTCTGTGATTTTGCCAACTCTGGTTGTCTCATCGGATAAACCATCGTTGATTGGTTCTGTTGTTGGGGAAAAACCAGAATCAGAAACAAGCATTTCTGATGGTTCTAGCATGCATATATCTCTCAGTGAAAGCAAGGACGTTTCTGTTTTTCGCAACAACGGCTCCTCAGTGCCAAATAAGCCTGCTAAAAAGAAGATGAGGTGTGACATGCCACCTAAAACTGTAACACCTATAAATGAGATGGAACGTTTGTTAGTCAGGCATCGTGCTCGTTCACGTGCAAtg AGACCAAGATGGTCTTCTGAGCGTGACCAGGAAATTTTAGCAGCAAAGAGGAGGATTGAAAGTGCTCCCTTCTTGAAGAATGATCGGGAATTGCACGCTCCTCTATTTCGAAATATCTCTATGTTCAAAAG GAGCTATGAACTCATGGAACGTGTACTAAAGATATATGTATACAAGGAAGGTGAAAAGCCCATATTTCATCAACCGATACTGAAAGGACTATATGCATCTGAGGGATGGTTTATGAAACTAATGGAACAGAGGAATAATCGTTTTGTTGTGAAAGATCCTAGGAAGGCTCATCTGTTCTACATGCCATTCAGTTCGCGGATGCTAGAATACACACTTTATGTGCGTAATTCCCACAACCGGACCAATTTAAGACAGCACTTGAAGGATTATTCAGAAAAGATTGCAGCAAAGTATCGTTTCTGGAACAGAACAGGTGGAGCAGACCATTTTCTTGTTGCCTGCCATGACTGG GCTCCATACGAGACAAGACACCATATGGAACATTGCATTAAAGCCCTTTGTAATGCTGATGTAACGATGGGCTTCAAGATAGGACGTGATGTTTCCCTTCCAGAAACATATGTCCGATCTGCCAGAAACCCGCTTAGAGATCTCGGAGGAAAGCCACCATCACAGAGGTACACTCTCGCCTTCTATGCAGGGAGCCTACACGGCTATCTTCGTCCAATCTTGCTTAAGTACTGGAAAGACAAGGAGCCTGATATGAAAATACTTGGTCAAATGCCCCCCGGTGTCCCCAGCAAAATGAACTACATTGATCAAATGAAAAGCAGTAAATACTGCATTTGCCCAAAGGGGTATGAAGTCAACAGCCCAAGGATAGTTGAGGCCATCTTTTACGAGTGTGTGCCGGTCATAATATCTGATAACTTTGTGCCTCCGTTCTTCGAGGTCTTCAACTGGGACGCGTTCTCAGTGATTATTGCGGAAAAGGAGATCCCAAACTTGAGAGAAATACTTGTCTCCATCCCGGAGAAGAAGTATCTCAACATGCAACTCAATGTCCGCAAAGTTCAGAAGCATTTCCTGTGGCATGCTAATCCCATCAAGTACGACCTCTTCCACATGACCCTTCATTCGATCTGGTACAATCGAGTTTTTCAGATCAAGTCAAG GTACTAA